In Chryseobacterium sp., the genomic window ATTAGCTCCTTTTGATCCAAATGCTTGTGAGTAACCTGCACCATATCTTGTTTGATAATCTGGGAATGTTGATTTATCTATAAAGCCCACTTGTATCGTAGAAGATAGTGTAACTCCCCAAGATCCATCATCTTTTCCTTTTCCGTTTTTAGTAGTTATGACAATAACTCCATTCAGACCTCTTTCCCCATATAAAGCTGACGCTGCAGCTCCTTTTAGTACATTAATAGATTCAATATCTTCCTGATTAATATCAGATAAAGCATTACCATAATCTACATTTTTTTCCTGAGTATAGGTATTATTTACTGGTGAACCGTCAATAACGATCAAAGGATTGCCTCCTCCTAATGACTTAACCCCCCTAATTAATAAGTTTGAAGAGCCTCCAAAATTATTACTTGTTGTAACATTAAGACCAGCTACCTTTCCAGATAACTGAGCTGCGATATTACCGGTATTGGTTGTACCTTCAGAGAGAGCACTTGCTTTTACTTCCTGTGAAGCATATCCCAAAGATTTCTTCTCTCTTTTAATCCCAAGTGCAGTCACCACTACACCTTCAATCTCCTTTGTTTTAACAGTATCCTTCTTTTCCTGAGCATGAGCAACAGCTATGGAAGAGGATAATACTAAAACAAGAAGACCTGTTGTTAGTTTCTTCATATCAAATTAATTTTGTATTGCTACAAATTTGTAAAACTTTCTTAATAATACAAAGAAAAATGTATAAAAAATATCACCTATTCAATATTTAAGAAAAATATCAATTATAAATATATTAAATTGTGTTAAAAACAATATATTTAACAAAAACAGCATAGTTAAACTTTATTTTTTTTTAAGAAACAATAACAATCATTTAAATTGATAATATCTATGTATAATAATAGTTAAAAATATTCACAAAATACTGTATATCAACAATATAATACTAATGTTTTTTACAAAAAAGTATGGTACCATAAAAGCATGCCATGTTATGCATAATTTTTTTCACCAATAAGAGAAGTAAAAATTACTCTAAAATTCCCGGGAAACCGGTTAGAACGATAACAAAAAATAAAAATTTTAATAATATAAAAATATAATTATATTATTATCCTCAAAAACATTTTACCATAAAAAAGCATAGTTCTTATACTCCTTTTCCAAATCAAAACACAGCATCATATGATAAGGCTTTTTAATTTTTACAGCTGAACGTTTGATTATTTTCCGGACTCTGTAAAATGATAAAATGTACCCTTATTTCATTTTGTTTTTATTAATTTTACACCCTTATGTCAGATATCAATATGCAGTTATTACAGAAGTGGTCAGAAGCTTACATTGAAGCAGGATGTGACGAAGTTGGAAGGGGCTGTTTAAGCGGGCCCGTGGTTGCTGCAGCGGTGATTTTGGATGACAGTTTTAAACAGAACCTGGTGAATGATTCAAAAAAACTGACCTTTAAAACAAGGATGGATTTAGATAGTTACATCAAGGATAATGTAAAAAATTATGCCATTGCAGAACTTCCTCCTGCATTTATTGATCAACATAACATTCTCAATGCCAGCATACATGCGATGCATTGTGCCCTGGATAAACTCACTATCATTCCGGAGCTTATTTTAGTAGATGGCAATAAATTCCATCCTTATAATTATATCCCCCACCAATGTATCATCAAAGGAGATTCAAAAATATTATCCATTGCTGCTGCTTCTATCCTTGCTAAGAATTATAGAGATAAGCTGATGATAGAACTGCATGAAGAACATCCTGAATATGGCTGGAATACCAATTTCGGATATGCCACTAAAAAACATCAGGAAGCTCTTATTAAACACGGTCCTACGAAATATCACAGACAGTCGTTCAGACTAAAGTATGATTAGAATTGCAGAGGATCTATTCTACCTACTCCCTTTGATTTACAAAAACGTCAGGGATCCCAAAAATTTTCATAGTAGAAAAAACGAGCAATCAAGGTCCCTTTATCAATTTCTAAAATGTATTATAAATAAAAACTGTTCTAAGATGTTCAGTCTTTTGATGCAAAACTTGATGCTCACCTGCGGACGCATTGATAGAATAATCACTCATGGTTAAAACGGAAAAGAGGCTATCTCA contains:
- a CDS encoding ribonuclease HII, which produces MQLLQKWSEAYIEAGCDEVGRGCLSGPVVAAAVILDDSFKQNLVNDSKKLTFKTRMDLDSYIKDNVKNYAIAELPPAFIDQHNILNASIHAMHCALDKLTIIPELILVDGNKFHPYNYIPHQCIIKGDSKILSIAAASILAKNYRDKLMIELHEEHPEYGWNTNFGYATKKHQEALIKHGPTKYHRQSFRLKYD